From Paraburkholderia sabiae, a single genomic window includes:
- the acuI gene encoding acrylyl-CoA reductase (NADPH), with amino-acid sequence MKGILIEKQDNGSHASIRDIDEAQLPAGDVTVRIEWSTLNYKDALAITGRSPVVRSFPMVPGIDFAGVVESSEHPHWKAGDPVILNGYGVGEKHWGGLAQRARVSGDWLVPMPSPLTSRDAMAVGTAGYTAMLCVLALERHGVTPAQGKILVTGAAGGVGSVAIMLLARRGYQVIASTGRPSESGYLHELGAQEIIDRAELSGPGKPLAKERWVAAVDAVGSHTLANACAGTAYGGIVAACGLAQGMDLPATVAPFILRGVTLAGIDSVMAPHARRVEAWQRIAEDLSTERLASMVKEVSLAEALAAATDVLDGKVRGRLVVDVNR; translated from the coding sequence ATGAAAGGGATCTTGATCGAGAAGCAGGACAACGGCAGCCACGCATCTATCCGCGATATCGACGAAGCGCAATTGCCCGCTGGCGACGTGACCGTGCGCATCGAATGGTCGACGCTCAATTACAAGGACGCGCTTGCGATCACGGGCCGCTCGCCCGTCGTGCGCAGCTTCCCGATGGTGCCGGGCATCGACTTCGCGGGTGTCGTCGAGTCGAGCGAACATCCGCACTGGAAAGCGGGTGACCCTGTGATCCTGAACGGCTATGGCGTCGGTGAAAAGCATTGGGGTGGGCTCGCGCAACGCGCGCGCGTGAGCGGCGACTGGCTCGTGCCCATGCCCTCGCCGCTCACGTCGCGCGATGCGATGGCTGTCGGCACCGCGGGCTACACGGCGATGCTGTGCGTGCTCGCGCTCGAGCGCCATGGCGTCACACCCGCGCAAGGCAAGATCCTCGTGACGGGCGCGGCGGGCGGCGTCGGCAGTGTCGCGATCATGCTGCTCGCGCGGCGCGGCTATCAGGTGATCGCGTCGACAGGACGCCCCAGCGAATCGGGCTATCTGCACGAACTGGGCGCACAGGAGATCATCGATCGCGCCGAGCTGTCCGGTCCCGGCAAGCCGCTCGCGAAAGAGCGCTGGGTCGCCGCCGTCGATGCCGTCGGCAGTCACACGCTCGCGAACGCATGCGCGGGCACCGCGTATGGCGGCATCGTCGCGGCATGCGGACTCGCGCAAGGCATGGACTTGCCCGCCACCGTCGCGCCGTTCATTCTGCGCGGCGTGACGCTCGCGGGCATCGACAGCGTGATGGCTCCGCATGCGCGCCGCGTCGAGGCGTGGCAACGTATCGCCGAAGACCTCAGCACCGAACGGCTCGCATCGATGGTGAAGGAAGTCAGCCTTGCCGAAGCACTCGCGGCCGCAACCGACGTGCTCGACGGCAAAGTGCGCGGACGCCTCGTGGTCGACGTGAACCGGTAA
- a CDS encoding PQQ-binding-like beta-propeller repeat protein has translation MHRPPSASLASATGHVPRSLARVSKATVALTLALFCTACGNGSSSNASTSSSGTSGSSGSGSGSGTTGSGSSSPSTSTGAFATDVLMHHNDLARTGQMLAETTLTPSNVNSASFGKVAFLSADGKVDGQPLSVTSLSIGGTTHNVIYVVTEHNSVYAYDADNYAQLWQVSLNGANETPSDNRGCTDITPEIGITSTPVIDRSRGSNGVLYAVAMTKDASSGIHHRLHALDLASGAELFGGPSEISATYPGSGGNSVNGVLTFDPSLHTERVALTLVNGNIFMGWTAHCMGGAYTGWIMSYSADTLKQTGVVNVAPNGHQGSVWMAGSGMASDGTSIYVVDGNGTFGTTLDANGFPVDSDFGNSFMKLSASPLKVTDYFASFDVVQLANVDGDFGSGGAMLLPDQRTADGTVKHLAVAAGKDNKIYVVDRDAMGKFSPTSNNNWQVLTGTLAGGIWGSPAYFNGTVYYGALNDNIKALPVTNALLATTAASKSPTTFAYPGAVPAISANGTSNAILWAAENGTTGALHAYDATNLGRELYNSNQAGTRDQWGAGNKFITPMISRGKVYVGATNGVAVFGLLH, from the coding sequence ATGCATCGACCGCCGTCAGCATCCCTTGCGTCCGCGACGGGCCATGTGCCTCGCTCGCTTGCACGCGTCAGCAAAGCCACCGTCGCCCTCACGCTCGCGCTCTTCTGCACAGCATGCGGCAACGGTTCATCGAGCAACGCAAGCACAAGCAGCTCAGGCACAAGCGGCAGCTCAGGTTCAGGCTCTGGCTCAGGCACAACAGGTTCAGGCAGCAGTTCGCCATCGACTTCCACGGGCGCTTTCGCCACTGACGTCCTGATGCATCACAACGATCTCGCGCGCACGGGGCAAATGCTCGCCGAGACGACGCTCACGCCGTCCAATGTGAATTCGGCTTCGTTCGGCAAGGTCGCGTTTCTTTCCGCCGACGGCAAGGTGGACGGTCAACCGCTATCTGTGACCAGTCTTTCTATCGGCGGCACGACGCACAACGTGATCTACGTCGTCACCGAGCACAACAGCGTGTATGCATACGACGCCGACAATTACGCGCAACTGTGGCAGGTGTCGCTGAACGGTGCGAACGAAACGCCCAGCGACAACCGGGGATGCACCGATATCACGCCTGAAATCGGCATTACGTCGACGCCCGTCATCGATCGCAGCCGCGGATCGAACGGCGTGCTCTACGCCGTCGCGATGACGAAGGACGCGAGCAGCGGCATTCATCATCGTCTGCATGCACTCGATCTCGCGAGCGGCGCCGAACTTTTCGGCGGCCCGAGCGAAATCTCGGCCACGTACCCGGGTTCGGGCGGCAACAGCGTCAACGGCGTGCTCACGTTCGATCCTTCGCTGCACACGGAACGCGTCGCGTTGACGCTCGTGAACGGCAATATCTTCATGGGATGGACGGCGCATTGCATGGGAGGCGCGTACACCGGCTGGATCATGAGCTACAGCGCCGACACACTGAAGCAGACAGGCGTCGTCAACGTCGCCCCGAACGGGCATCAAGGCTCCGTGTGGATGGCGGGTTCGGGCATGGCATCGGACGGCACGTCCATTTATGTAGTGGACGGCAACGGCACGTTCGGCACCACGCTCGACGCAAACGGCTTCCCTGTGGATAGCGACTTCGGCAACTCGTTCATGAAGCTCTCGGCGAGTCCGCTCAAGGTCACCGATTACTTCGCATCGTTCGACGTCGTGCAACTCGCGAACGTCGATGGCGATTTCGGCTCGGGTGGCGCGATGCTGTTACCCGACCAGAGGACCGCGGACGGCACCGTCAAGCATCTCGCCGTCGCGGCGGGCAAGGACAACAAGATCTATGTGGTCGATCGCGACGCGATGGGCAAATTCAGCCCGACGTCGAACAACAACTGGCAGGTGTTGACGGGCACGCTGGCAGGCGGCATCTGGGGCTCTCCGGCCTATTTCAATGGCACCGTCTACTACGGCGCGCTGAACGATAACATCAAGGCGCTGCCCGTCACGAACGCGCTGCTCGCGACCACGGCCGCGTCGAAGAGCCCGACGACGTTCGCTTATCCCGGCGCCGTTCCCGCGATCTCCGCGAACGGTACATCGAACGCGATACTGTGGGCCGCCGAAAACGGCACGACGGGTGCGCTGCACGCGTACGACGCGACGAATCTCGGGCGCGAACTGTACAACAGCAATCAGGCCGGGACGCGCGATCAGTGGGGCGCGGGCAACAAGTTCATTACACCAATGATCTCGCGCGGCAAGGTCTACGTGGGCGCGACCAACGGCGTCGCCGTGTTCGGCCTGCTGCATTGA